From the genome of Mixophyes fleayi isolate aMixFle1 chromosome 2, aMixFle1.hap1, whole genome shotgun sequence, one region includes:
- the LOC142140410 gene encoding leukocyte surface antigen CD53-like, translated as MGKCVRVLKYMLFGFNLLFWAVGCSVIAIGIYFVVHNIYGSLLSNNPTVTIGNVFILFGCVIMVFGFLGCMGAIKENKCLLLTFFILLLLILLTEVILAIILFVYEKEIEPYVTKQLTTSFEDNKRQSNQNSTIWDIIQKELECCGINGSKDWEATIPQSCCRVNTNVCTVKDVYESGCVESFKKWFENNFLYVGIAIICTSVIEVLGMSFALTLYCHISRSSGSLST; from the exons ATGGGTAAATGTGTTCGAGTACTTAAGTACATGCTGTTTGGTTTCAATTTGTTGTTTTGG GCAGTTGGATGCTCCGTAATAGCCATTGGAATTTACTTTGTCGTTCATAATATTTATGGGAGCTTGCTTTCAAACAATCCCACTGTAACAATcggcaatgtttttattttatttggctgCGTCATTATGGTATTTGGATTTTTAGGATGTATGGGTGcaattaaagaaaacaaatgcTTACTGCTTACT TTCTTTATTCTGCTCCTGCTGATTCTGTTAACAGAAGTTATACTGGCAATCATTCTCTTTGTGTATGAAAAAGAG ATAGAACCTTATGTAACTAAACAACTAACAACTAGTTTTGAAGATAACAAAAGACAAAGCAACCAGAATTCAACTATATGGGACATCATACAGAAAGAA TTGGAATGCTGTGGAATCAATGGTTCAAAAGACTGGGAAGCAACAATTCCTCAATCTTGTTGCCGCGTAAATACTAATGTGTGCACAGTTAAAGATGTATATGAATCG GGGTGTGTTGAATCTTTCAAGAAATGGTTTGAAAACAACTTCCTTTATGTTGGAATAGCTATCATTTGTACTTCTGTTATTGAG GTACTAGGAATGTCGTTCGCACTGACGCTATATTGCCACATTTCCAGAAGCAGTGGCTCGTTGAGTACATAG